One genomic window of Candidatus Kuenenia stuttgartiensis includes the following:
- a CDS encoding proline--tRNA ligase, whose translation MKWSQTLIPTLKESPSEAEIDSHKLMIRAGLIRRITSGAYAYLPLGTLVLNKVIAIVREEMNRSGAIEVFLPALQHLDLLKESGRLDVFGADLITFQDRHGKETVLSPTHEEVITYIVKNEINSYKQLPITLYQIQTKFRDEMRPRFGVLRSKEFIMKDAYSFDLDEKGLNNSYQLMYDAYCRIFDRCRLDYIIAEADSGAMGGDASHEFMVPSPVGEDILILCRNCGYSANRERAEAAPLPQQENYSLRKLEEIYTPDKRTIREISDFLNISQHHMVKTLIYTSQEQLFAVLLRGDHEVNEARLSGVLGLKSFELASRETIERATGANVGFTGPVGLKIKIIADQAVTTLSNFVTGANKTDYHLLNVNSERDFKIDQIANIRYVTQGDNCPHCNHVLEISQGIEIGHVFKLGTKYTSALKAHYLDADGKEKPKVMGCYGIGVNRIIAAIIEISHDENGIIWPMSLAPYHVIIIPVNVKDTICMDAARSIYDDMTNMKGIDVLLDDRDLRPGVKFKDADLIGIPVKIIIGKKYTETKELEIKLRKSGEVFLTHIENTKQELERIRQHLIKTERSAN comes from the coding sequence ATGAAATGGTCTCAAACATTAATTCCTACATTAAAAGAAAGTCCGTCAGAAGCAGAAATAGACAGCCACAAGCTTATGATTCGCGCCGGTCTTATCAGGCGAATAACTTCCGGAGCGTATGCATACCTACCATTAGGAACGTTGGTTCTCAACAAGGTTATTGCCATTGTGAGAGAAGAAATGAATCGTTCTGGAGCGATAGAGGTATTTCTTCCCGCACTACAACACTTAGACCTGTTAAAAGAAAGTGGCCGATTAGATGTTTTCGGCGCAGACCTGATAACTTTTCAGGACCGGCATGGCAAAGAAACCGTGTTAAGTCCTACCCACGAAGAAGTTATTACGTATATAGTTAAAAATGAAATCAATTCTTATAAGCAACTTCCTATTACGTTGTATCAAATTCAAACGAAATTCAGAGATGAGATGAGGCCCCGTTTTGGTGTTTTGAGGAGCAAGGAGTTCATTATGAAGGATGCGTATAGCTTTGATCTCGACGAGAAGGGCTTAAACAACAGTTATCAGTTAATGTATGATGCGTATTGCCGTATTTTCGACCGGTGCAGACTTGATTATATTATTGCAGAAGCAGATTCCGGGGCAATGGGAGGGGATGCTTCCCATGAGTTTATGGTCCCAAGTCCTGTGGGAGAAGACATATTGATTTTGTGCCGGAACTGTGGTTATAGTGCAAATCGTGAAAGGGCTGAAGCCGCCCCCTTACCACAACAAGAGAATTATTCCCTGCGAAAGCTTGAGGAAATATACACGCCGGACAAACGTACTATCCGGGAAATCAGTGATTTTTTGAATATCTCACAACATCACATGGTAAAGACCCTAATCTATACTTCACAAGAACAACTGTTTGCCGTTCTCCTACGAGGCGATCATGAAGTGAACGAAGCAAGATTGTCAGGTGTTCTTGGTTTGAAATCTTTTGAATTAGCAAGCCGTGAGACTATTGAGCGCGCTACCGGCGCAAACGTTGGTTTTACAGGTCCTGTAGGTCTAAAAATTAAAATAATTGCCGATCAGGCGGTTACAACGCTCTCTAATTTCGTTACGGGGGCGAATAAAACAGATTATCATTTATTGAACGTTAACTCCGAAAGGGATTTCAAAATTGATCAGATTGCAAATATTCGTTATGTAACCCAGGGTGATAATTGCCCGCATTGTAATCATGTTCTTGAAATCTCGCAGGGAATTGAAATAGGCCATGTTTTTAAATTGGGAACAAAATATACGAGCGCTTTAAAAGCGCATTACCTTGATGCGGATGGAAAAGAAAAGCCAAAAGTTATGGGATGCTATGGTATCGGAGTGAATAGGATTATTGCGGCGATTATAGAAATATCACACGATGAAAACGGGATTATATGGCCTATGTCACTTGCTCCATACCATGTTATCATTATTCCCGTAAACGTCAAAGATACAATATGTATGGACGCGGCAAGAAGTATTTATGACGATATGACGAACATGAAAGGAATCGATGTATTACTCGATGACAGAGATTTGCGGCCAGGGGTAAAATTCAAGGATGCCGATTTAATAGGCATTCCCGTAAAGATAATTATTGGGAAAAAATATACCGAAACAAAAGAACTTGAGATAAAATTAAGAAAAAGTGGTGAAGTTTTTTTAACACACATCGAAAATACCAAACAAGAGCTTGAACGTATACGGCAGCATCTGATAAAGACAGAGAGGAGTGCGAATTAA
- a CDS encoding cytochrome c: MKLKKGILAGICAMVISGMASIGYGATQQEICKNMWDPFQSMRAVTGLMELTSGQCTQLSKDAAAILAGVKESHDSISVDKNYKVLNDEVAYHAANIDAAAKANDLEEVQVQFRRMTIACRNCHKIYKTEQRLVP; encoded by the coding sequence ATGAAGCTAAAAAAAGGCATTTTAGCTGGGATTTGTGCGATGGTTATTTCTGGGATGGCATCGATTGGATATGGCGCAACACAACAAGAGATATGTAAGAATATGTGGGATCCTTTTCAATCAATGAGGGCTGTGACTGGATTAATGGAACTTACATCGGGTCAGTGTACACAATTATCAAAGGATGCGGCGGCTATTTTGGCAGGTGTAAAAGAATCACATGACAGTATTTCAGTAGATAAAAATTATAAGGTTTTGAATGATGAGGTTGCTTATCATGCTGCGAACATTGATGCTGCGGCAAAAGCGAATGATTTAGAGGAAGTTCAGGTGCAATTCAGGAGAATGACCATTGCATGCAGGAATTGTCATAAGATTTACAAGACAGAGCAAAGACTCGTTCCGTAA
- a CDS encoding c-type cytochrome, whose translation MKLFRLKYVLPLIAGLGLSLTSTAWALNEHTAGDTTKSPYTIYAGLGFAVQESCYYCHGNGGKGTTEGLIFGVPDFTSTEFQSSMTDKQIIDHINKGKGKCPSYQGKMSPEMIEKMAGVVRNFAVK comes from the coding sequence ATGAAGTTGTTTCGTTTAAAATATGTATTACCACTTATTGCAGGGTTGGGTTTGTCTTTGACAAGCACAGCTTGGGCTTTGAATGAACACACCGCAGGTGATACAACAAAGAGTCCATATACTATATATGCGGGTCTTGGTTTTGCTGTACAAGAAAGTTGTTATTATTGCCATGGAAATGGCGGGAAAGGAACTACCGAAGGACTTATTTTTGGAGTTCCTGATTTCACTAGCACAGAATTTCAATCATCAATGACAGATAAACAGATCATAGATCATATTAATAAGGGAAAGGGTAAGTGTCCTTCTTACCAAGGAAAGATGTCTCCTGAAATGATTGAGAAAATGGCTGGTGTTGTGAGAAATTTTGCTGTAAAGTAA
- a CDS encoding 4Fe-4S ferredoxin encodes MSGCPGSKTIDFSEKEEQSEGESGKRQSQLRQWPIQLHLVSPQAPYFQEKDILLVADCVPFALADFHKDYLKGKSIAIACPKLDSDQEVYIEKVKSLIDNAKINTLTVMIMQVPCCFGLVQVAKEGAERATRKIPVKQVVVGIEGGVLSEEWI; translated from the coding sequence ATGAGTGGTTGTCCAGGATCAAAAACGATAGATTTTAGTGAAAAGGAAGAACAGAGCGAGGGTGAATCAGGCAAGCGCCAGTCTCAGTTAAGGCAGTGGCCGATACAGTTGCACCTAGTTTCGCCACAAGCGCCTTATTTTCAGGAAAAAGATATTTTGTTGGTCGCTGACTGTGTTCCTTTTGCATTAGCTGATTTTCATAAGGATTATCTGAAAGGCAAAAGCATTGCTATTGCTTGCCCTAAACTGGATTCGGATCAAGAGGTCTATATAGAAAAAGTAAAGTCTTTAATTGATAACGCAAAGATTAATACTTTGACTGTAATGATCATGCAGGTACCGTGTTGTTTTGGGTTAGTTCAGGTAGCAAAAGAGGGTGCAGAAAGGGCAACTCGTAAAATACCGGTTAAGCAGGTTGTCGTAGGTATTGAAGGTGGCGTTTTATCCGAGGAATGGATTTAA
- a CDS encoding hemerythrin domain-containing protein yields the protein MENILNKEIKGIIDTYPEVGKILEEYGIGCAPCSVGSCLMKDIVGIHNLDPLQEATLMYRIEKAIYPDREVPEPKVDLTKMAAPRKITYSPSVKKLVDEHVLIKRLLALIPSIVEYIESSMELDKDLVLSCVDFIRNYADKYHHMKEEDILFKYVDENAEVIQIMYKDHDTGRNHIRQVVEGVKSGDKAAIKEHLFGYMDLLTQHIKKEDEILYPWIDRQLSDAQVGEMFQRCNDADASVGDELPRKYENFIIELEEKFLREVVK from the coding sequence TTGGAAAATATCTTAAATAAAGAGATAAAGGGGATTATTGATACTTATCCGGAAGTAGGCAAAATTCTTGAGGAATATGGCATAGGGTGTGCACCATGTTCTGTTGGAAGCTGCTTAATGAAGGATATAGTTGGAATTCACAATCTTGATCCTCTGCAAGAAGCGACGTTGATGTATAGGATAGAAAAGGCTATTTATCCGGACAGGGAGGTACCTGAGCCAAAGGTGGATTTGACAAAGATGGCTGCTCCTAGGAAAATTACCTATTCTCCTTCGGTGAAAAAACTTGTGGATGAACATGTTCTTATTAAACGACTTTTGGCTCTCATACCTTCCATTGTTGAATATATTGAAAGCAGCATGGAACTTGATAAAGACCTTGTGTTAAGTTGCGTTGATTTTATACGTAATTATGCAGACAAATATCATCATATGAAGGAAGAGGATATTTTATTTAAATACGTTGATGAAAATGCTGAAGTTATACAAATTATGTATAAAGATCACGATACAGGAAGAAACCATATCCGGCAAGTAGTAGAGGGGGTGAAAAGTGGTGACAAAGCTGCGATAAAAGAACACCTTTTTGGATACATGGATTTGCTTACACAACATATCAAAAAAGAAGATGAAATCCTTTATCCTTGGATTGATCGTCAATTATCTGACGCACAGGTAGGTGAAATGTTTCAAAGGTGTAATGATGCGGATGCTTCTGTTGGGGATGAATTGCCAAGAAAGTACGAGAATTTTATTATTGAATTGGAAGAGAAATTTTTAAGGGAGGTTGTAAAATGA
- the def gene encoding peptide deformylase has translation MNIVTYPAPVLRQKAKPLTEINADVYKKAEKMVELMRRVHGIGLAAPQVGWSVRLFVIDVVGNNVDDNVFINPSIMEEAGETSNEEGCLSFPGIMGKVIRTHKIKVCAYNLNGQKIEVVLEDLLARAWQHELDHLNGCLFIDRMSPASRLAASQQLKELEQSYKKDRVPV, from the coding sequence GTGAATATTGTTACTTATCCAGCCCCTGTATTGCGCCAAAAGGCAAAACCTCTGACAGAAATCAATGCAGATGTGTATAAAAAGGCAGAAAAAATGGTTGAATTGATGCGTCGTGTGCATGGTATTGGATTGGCGGCGCCACAGGTAGGCTGGTCTGTGCGCTTGTTCGTTATTGATGTTGTTGGAAATAATGTAGACGATAATGTGTTTATCAACCCATCAATTATGGAAGAAGCTGGTGAAACAAGTAATGAAGAAGGATGTTTAAGTTTTCCAGGCATTATGGGAAAGGTTATAAGAACCCACAAAATTAAGGTATGCGCGTATAATCTTAATGGACAGAAAATTGAGGTTGTTCTGGAAGATTTACTTGCCCGTGCATGGCAACACGAGCTTGACCATCTGAATGGATGTCTTTTCATAGACAGAATGAGCCCTGCCAGCAGACTTGCTGCATCTCAACAATTAAAAGAATTAGAGCAGTCATATAAAAAAGACCGGGTTCCGGTTTAA
- the fmt gene encoding methionyl-tRNA formyltransferase translates to MNVIFMGTPEFAVPSLSFLAKSRYNVVAVVTQPDRPKGRSKKLCPSPVKIKAMELGWEILQPANVNDEPVIKQLKRYAPDFIVVVAFGQLLSSRIIDIPRFKCINIHSSLLPKYRGAAPINWAIIKGETMSGVTSMVMTIKMDAGDIIAQKSASISSDENAGELEKRLSFMGAELLLETLDSIATETARYKKQEEEKVTFAPKLKKEDGLISWVEKTQEIHNRIRGVTPLPGAYAFYNKNNLPETRKRIILLKTRIHEGCSTQESIIPGTVVETATCGIHVATLDGSICITQLQPEGKRAMDAQDFIRGYKVASQDMFTA, encoded by the coding sequence ATGAACGTTATTTTTATGGGAACTCCGGAATTTGCAGTTCCCAGCCTGAGTTTTTTGGCAAAATCAAGGTATAATGTTGTTGCCGTGGTAACACAACCAGACCGGCCAAAAGGAAGAAGCAAAAAACTTTGCCCTTCGCCGGTAAAAATCAAAGCTATGGAATTGGGATGGGAAATATTACAACCAGCCAATGTAAATGACGAACCTGTAATAAAACAATTGAAAAGATATGCCCCTGACTTTATCGTTGTTGTAGCATTCGGGCAACTTTTATCCAGCCGAATAATCGATATTCCACGATTCAAATGTATAAATATACACTCATCTTTGTTGCCAAAATACCGTGGAGCCGCCCCTATAAACTGGGCTATTATAAAAGGTGAAACTATGAGTGGCGTAACCTCTATGGTGATGACCATTAAAATGGATGCAGGTGATATTATTGCGCAAAAAAGCGCTTCAATATCCTCGGATGAAAACGCAGGGGAACTTGAAAAAAGATTATCATTTATGGGTGCTGAGTTGTTATTGGAAACATTGGATAGTATTGCAACAGAAACGGCGCGTTATAAGAAACAAGAGGAAGAAAAGGTGACTTTTGCCCCAAAACTGAAAAAAGAAGACGGATTGATCTCCTGGGTAGAAAAAACACAGGAAATTCATAATCGAATACGCGGCGTTACACCTCTTCCTGGGGCATATGCGTTTTACAATAAGAACAACCTGCCAGAAACGAGAAAGAGGATTATTCTCTTAAAGACACGTATTCATGAGGGATGTAGCACGCAGGAATCTATTATACCGGGAACAGTTGTCGAAACGGCAACCTGTGGAATTCACGTTGCAACATTGGATGGCTCTATTTGTATTACGCAGTTGCAACCTGAAGGGAAACGCGCAATGGATGCGCAGGATTTTATTCGTGGTTACAAAGTTGCATCTCAGGACATGTTTACTGCATAA
- a CDS encoding DUF116 domain-containing protein, translating into MEFIDKKFVSINNLMVKLRKKKCSSKNLLILFPHCIQHSACKQNVKNDLNECKRCGKCKIKDLIEFSEEYGVHISLATGGRIALQKVKSAEIHGVVAIACEKELRTGLMAAAPKTIFAVPNLRPHGYCKDTDVYMDEVKEAIEKFLK; encoded by the coding sequence ATGGAATTTATTGATAAGAAGTTTGTTTCTATCAATAATCTTATGGTAAAACTCAGGAAGAAAAAATGCTCTTCAAAAAACTTACTTATTCTCTTCCCGCATTGTATTCAACACTCGGCGTGTAAACAAAATGTAAAGAACGATTTGAACGAATGTAAACGCTGCGGAAAGTGCAAGATAAAAGATCTGATAGAATTTTCTGAAGAATATGGCGTTCACATATCTCTTGCCACCGGAGGACGTATTGCCCTTCAAAAAGTAAAATCAGCAGAGATACACGGAGTTGTTGCTATTGCCTGCGAAAAAGAATTAAGAACCGGTTTGATGGCCGCTGCCCCAAAAACCATTTTTGCAGTGCCGAATCTCAGACCACATGGATATTGCAAAGATACGGACGTATATATGGATGAAGTAAAAGAAGCAATTGAAAAATTCCTCAAATAA
- the rsmB gene encoding 16S rRNA (cytosine(967)-C(5))-methyltransferase RsmB, which translates to MKNSSNKIDVRLESIRILRKVDEKDVLAQELVEERCQQTNVSRRDKHLLLELVNGITRHRLSLDTILSFFSKIPPQKIEPWLLYALRLGIYQMIFLDKIPHSAAVNTSVELVKNLIRRPDAARFANAILRAVDRTIKNKYSVNHKNVNQQKLLYKKENVWCEFSEPIFPDPGENLTSYIAKNYSHPEWLIKRWLTRYGIDKTIEICKANNHIPTLSLRINHNKTSINEFASLLEQNGILARVIDNNALIINKSVVSDIPGFSNGLFSVQDITSMKVGTFLIAETPTAGAITLLDMCAAPGGKTTHIAEIIQNKGSIYALDISLKRLHRVKENCQRLGIKNITIICCDASEGKIPFRCKFDRVLADVPCSNTGVLSRRVEARWRITEKNIKQLAALQYSLLKTGSTMLKQDGILVYSTCSIEPEENQEVVQKFLKNEPQFYLDKEDCYSPEINKGDGGYMARIRKRNLGW; encoded by the coding sequence TTGAAAAATTCCTCAAATAAGATTGATGTACGCCTTGAAAGTATTCGCATTCTGCGGAAGGTTGATGAAAAAGATGTTTTAGCACAGGAACTTGTTGAGGAGCGATGCCAACAAACGAATGTATCAAGGCGAGACAAACACCTTCTCCTTGAACTGGTAAACGGCATTACCCGCCATCGATTATCCCTTGATACCATACTTTCTTTCTTTTCTAAGATTCCGCCCCAAAAAATAGAACCCTGGTTGCTATATGCATTGCGTCTGGGAATCTATCAAATGATTTTTTTAGATAAAATACCTCATTCAGCCGCGGTAAATACCTCCGTAGAACTCGTTAAAAATCTAATACGGCGCCCGGATGCTGCGCGGTTTGCCAATGCGATACTGCGTGCAGTAGACAGAACCATAAAGAATAAATATTCAGTCAATCATAAAAATGTCAATCAGCAAAAATTGTTATACAAGAAAGAAAACGTTTGGTGTGAGTTCAGCGAGCCAATCTTTCCAGACCCGGGGGAAAACCTTACATCATATATCGCAAAAAACTATAGCCATCCGGAATGGTTGATAAAGCGCTGGCTCACCAGATACGGGATAGACAAGACAATAGAAATATGCAAGGCGAACAATCACATCCCGACATTATCTCTGCGTATTAATCATAACAAAACTTCAATCAATGAATTTGCTTCCCTCCTGGAACAGAATGGCATTCTTGCGCGTGTAATAGATAACAATGCATTGATAATAAACAAGAGTGTTGTTTCTGACATACCTGGATTTTCTAATGGATTATTTTCGGTGCAAGATATAACTTCCATGAAAGTTGGTACCTTTCTCATTGCAGAAACACCCACCGCCGGCGCAATCACCCTATTGGATATGTGCGCAGCGCCTGGGGGAAAAACAACACATATTGCCGAAATAATACAAAACAAAGGCAGCATTTACGCTTTAGATATTTCTCTGAAAAGGCTGCATCGTGTAAAAGAAAACTGCCAAAGACTAGGCATCAAAAACATTACCATCATCTGCTGTGATGCTTCAGAAGGAAAAATCCCCTTTCGCTGCAAATTTGACCGTGTGCTTGCAGACGTGCCATGTTCCAACACCGGAGTGCTTTCACGGCGGGTAGAAGCCCGGTGGAGGATCACGGAAAAAAATATAAAACAGTTGGCGGCACTTCAATATTCTCTGCTAAAAACAGGTTCCACCATGCTTAAACAGGACGGTATTTTGGTATACAGTACCTGTAGTATCGAACCGGAAGAAAACCAGGAGGTAGTGCAAAAATTCCTTAAAAATGAACCACAATTTTATCTTGATAAAGAAGATTGCTATTCCCCGGAAATAAACAAAGGAGATGGTGGATATATGGCAAGGATACGGAAAAGAAATTTGGGGTGGTAA
- a CDS encoding IS630 family transposase produces MKITLTEEQKQKLEEQHKTERDSRICDRIKAVLLANEGWTQRQIAQALRIHETTVWGHVKDYVIQEKLKPSSGGSSSKLNEQQTIEIISHLEQNTYSSTKEIIQYVQDTYGVSYTQQGMHDWLIKHKFSYKKPKGVPAKFNKLRQEAFIREYEELKANLGPGEVVLFIDSVHPTQATKITSGWIRKGVEKMIATVASRSRINLTGAIDLNTMSIITREYETTNGSATVDFLKAIEAAHPASAKIHIIADGGGAHTSNEVGLFLSEANAVNRLFLDETYGIKLPGNSVKLPKKMKVQLKSIVEKEAQLFKDHSILDVDKLTARELLDTLKAPQPHPKLVMHILPPYSPNLNPIERAWKVMNEHVRNNKVFDSFTEFKAKIRTFFSSTWNIILPDLTDRINDNFQKLKPVVSV; encoded by the coding sequence ATGAAAATTACCCTAACCGAAGAGCAGAAACAAAAGCTGGAAGAACAGCACAAAACCGAAAGAGATAGTAGAATATGCGATCGGATAAAGGCTGTATTATTGGCTAACGAAGGCTGGACTCAAAGGCAAATAGCTCAGGCATTACGCATACATGAAACCACGGTATGGGGTCACGTAAAGGATTACGTAATTCAGGAAAAATTAAAACCAAGCAGTGGCGGCTCTTCAAGTAAGTTGAATGAACAGCAAACGATAGAGATAATATCACATTTAGAACAAAACACCTATTCATCAACCAAAGAAATCATTCAATACGTCCAAGACACTTATGGTGTAAGTTATACGCAACAAGGCATGCATGATTGGCTGATTAAGCACAAGTTTTCGTATAAAAAGCCTAAAGGGGTTCCCGCCAAGTTCAATAAATTACGGCAAGAAGCATTTATTCGGGAATATGAAGAATTAAAAGCCAACCTCGGACCTGGCGAGGTTGTGCTGTTTATTGACAGTGTCCACCCTACTCAAGCGACAAAAATTACCAGTGGTTGGATTAGAAAAGGCGTAGAAAAGATGATAGCTACCGTTGCAAGCCGGAGTAGAATAAACCTAACTGGTGCAATTGATTTAAACACCATGTCGATTATTACTCGTGAGTACGAGACCACAAATGGTAGCGCTACCGTTGACTTTTTAAAGGCAATCGAAGCAGCACACCCTGCATCCGCTAAAATTCATATAATCGCTGATGGTGGCGGAGCCCATACGTCAAATGAAGTAGGATTATTTTTATCAGAAGCAAATGCAGTAAACCGATTATTTTTAGATGAAACGTACGGGATCAAATTACCTGGCAATAGCGTAAAATTACCGAAGAAAATGAAAGTACAGCTAAAATCAATTGTAGAAAAAGAGGCACAATTGTTTAAGGATCATTCAATTTTAGATGTTGACAAATTAACTGCGCGTGAATTATTAGATACGCTAAAAGCACCACAACCGCATCCTAAATTAGTGATGCATATCTTGCCACCCTATAGTCCCAATTTGAACCCAATTGAAAGAGCGTGGAAGGTAATGAATGAGCATGTCAGAAACAATAAGGTATTCGATTCATTTACTGAATTCAAAGCTAAAATCCGTACGTTTTTTAGTTCAACCTGGAATATCATTTTACCTGATTTGACAGACAGAATTAATGATAATTTCCAGAAGCTGAAACCAGTGGTTTCAGTCTGA
- a CDS encoding pirin family protein has protein sequence MIEIIKADSRHFSNFGWLKTYWLFSFSNYFDPHNIQFGALRVFNDDIVEPGKGFPTHPHEEMEIITIVLDGEMTHEDIMGNKTVIKTGDVQRMSVGTGLTHSEFNLAQEPVHFYQIWIFPDKSGLKPTYDQNRYETAKWENRLLPVASGQNIPETVSFHTDATIYRCSLDAEKEVTHEATAGRRIFIYLAEGRISINNETLNAKDQARIDLEEPLVLKAQQPSDLILIDVPSCKGWGYSEETLKGKEQ, from the coding sequence ATGATAGAAATCATCAAAGCAGATAGTCGTCATTTTTCAAACTTTGGGTGGCTCAAGACTTATTGGTTATTTTCTTTTTCTAACTATTTTGATCCACATAACATTCAGTTCGGAGCTTTGCGGGTATTTAATGATGACATCGTTGAGCCCGGAAAAGGCTTTCCAACCCATCCACATGAAGAAATGGAGATCATCACTATTGTTTTAGATGGTGAGATGACCCATGAGGACATTATGGGTAACAAAACCGTTATAAAAACCGGTGATGTGCAGCGCATGTCGGTAGGAACAGGACTTACCCATTCTGAATTCAATTTGGCCCAGGAGCCGGTGCACTTTTATCAGATATGGATATTCCCTGACAAGTCTGGACTGAAACCAACATATGATCAGAATAGATACGAAACGGCCAAATGGGAAAATCGACTTTTGCCTGTGGCATCCGGCCAAAATATACCGGAGACAGTATCTTTTCATACTGACGCAACAATCTATCGGTGCTCGTTGGATGCAGAAAAGGAAGTGACTCATGAGGCGACCGCTGGACGCAGGATTTTTATTTATCTTGCTGAGGGGCGAATCTCAATAAACAATGAAACGTTGAATGCCAAAGACCAAGCACGCATTGATCTCGAAGAACCCCTTGTTCTCAAAGCTCAGCAGCCCTCTGATCTTATCCTGATTGACGTTCCCTCATGCAAGGGATGGGGCTACAGCGAAGAGACTCTGAAGGGTAAAGAACAATAA